CATTATATCCTGAACAGATATCAGAGTGTCGGGTCTCGCGGAAAATGGATAGAGCGAAAGAGGTTCGACATACTGATGATACGAATCGTTCTTTTCACGGGGTTTGTCGATCGTCCTGTCGGGCCAGTCCTTCAGGCTCGCGCAGAAGCTGGAATAGAAAAGCCATGACCTGCTGGTCGCCCACTCCCTCGGCAGGGGCGCGTAGACATCCTGCCAGATGAAAGGAAAGCCGCTGTCGGGGTCGTACCAGCCGTATTCGATTGCGACCTTCAGGTAATTTTCGGAGACCATAAGCTTGTCCCTGTCGAAGCTGTCAGGGGTGGACAGGTCGGAGCCTGCCTGGTCGGAATCAACCTGATCGGAATTCGACAGACCGGCCCTCGACAGATCGATCTCCTGTATGATCGACCAGTTCGGTATCATGACAATGTGGTCGTCGGGTACTCGTTTGGCTACCCAGAGAGCTCCGAGTTTGCCGCTTTCACGCTTCCAACCCTTCCCCACACTGAAGATCTCGAGTACCCACGCCTCGTTCGGATCGGCAATTGCCAGCGTCTCCGATGCCGGCCCACACGAAGGTAGAAAACCGTACTCCTCGACGAGCGAGGTTATCAGATTTACGGCATCGATAGCTGTTTTACATCTCTGAAGAGCAAAGATCATCGCCTGCTCGACGGTGATTATCTGCTCACCCTCACCCTTATCGAGGCCGAGCTCCTCGCGCTGGCTCGTCGTGCTCTCGCCTATTGCCAGCTGGTACTCGTTTATGTGTGAATATCCCGAATGGAAGTACGCGAACGTCTTCGCGACCTGCGGGATATGCCCTATCACTTCCCATTCACCATGCGCTATCGCGGGGTCCTGCAATCCCCAGTAAACGGGCGCCAAACTCCCCTTTTTGAATTTCATCGCGGGGACATATACAAGCCGGGAGTTGTCGCAGGCATCGGTATGCGAAGTTATCACCGAACCGTCGACGGTAGCATCTTTTCCGGCCACGATGATGGTGCATGTCCGCCCGGTCACCGGAAGGCTGATAATGAATACCAGGATCAGGATAACGAATAATACGCCGGGTGCTCGAATCATACTGTTCTCTCCTTAACGGGTAATATCAGAAGGTCTATCGTACCAAGCCATCGTATGGACCGATTGTATGTGACAATAGCACGAACCGATCGAACGGATCGATCACACGAAACGATCGAACGGACCGGTCACATGAACCAATCAAATGGACCGGTCACATGAAACGATTGTACGGAAAGGCAGTTGCCTGGACAAGCCAAATCCTCTGCGCATTTGCGAACAAAGTGACAGGTTTTTTATCGCCACCGGTGGCGGTAAAATATTTGTCGGTCGCCCATAACTATAATGGTACCAGACGATTATAGTCGAGCGAATTCTCCTGCGCACATTATGTTAACCAACGAGGGGGCGCAAATGCGCATCATAACATCCGGCATCAGGCAAGTTGATCGGCTCATCTGTCTCGTTATCTATTATCTGCCCGGTTATCAATGATCTGTCTGGTTGACGATCATCTGCGTGCGGCGTAGTTGAAGTGGTCGAAATATCTTCGCCAGAGGGTCTCCGAAGAGGAATAATCATTTGAACCATAGAAATAATCGACGAGCGCCTCACGGACACGGGCGAATTCTTTCAGTCTGGGAAACGAATCCGCAGCATCCAGGCTGAGATCGAGAAGCTCGAGGAATCTCGCTGCGGCTTTGAGGCAGTATTCGGTATTACCCTTGTTTCTCCAGTTTAACGCCCGGCTGACTTCGCTGCCTATATTGGCCATCTGCATCGAGACAGACATCTCTTTCCATCGACCAGCGGCTAGCCCCTTGTGCTGAATATTCTTTTTCGAATCATCCATTAATCAGCCAGCTCGCCTTATCCACTTGTCTACAAGTTCGACTATCATTCTTTGAATGTCCGCATCCTCGACTCCCCGGCTCATATTCCCCTGTGAAGGACGCATGTTTATCATAGAGTCGAATTCGAGGAAATCATCGCCTTCCAGTAAGGGATAGAAGTTGATCCCCCAGAGATCGCTCTGCGCGGAACCGTTTTCGAGAAGCAGCGCTTCCAGGTCTGAATGCATTTCAGCGTCAATAGCGACCAGACCGAGCCGAATGTCGACGACAGCCTTGATCATTTCACCGAACATTTCGGCGGCGATCTTAATTAACTCATCTTTCGTTACAGGTTGTTCCAGTATCCGCATCACATCTCCCTGTCCTGAAAACCCGCAAGTGACTATAGCCTGCTTCCTTCGTCTGATAATAGGGGTTCGACCCTGTCATTGGAAGTTAATTCCGGGTACGTTAGACAGCGTGTTTCCGAGATCGAACCATAGTTTCTCCAGGATCGAACAGGGGACAGGGCATGAATCCAGAACTGAATTCCGAGAACAAGAGCTTGCCTGCTATGACATTTACAGAATCAGTTCCGTGACTCGCTCCGTCTCAGACTGTGTTACCCGAATGATCCTGTGGGGAACAACTTTCTCGACCCAGTTCAGTGAATTCCCTTCAAATGACTGCATTTCGACTATGAAGCAGTCTATATCATGAATAGTTTCTTCTCCCGTCACTTTGATGGTAAGAGGGACCAGCATGTTATTCCGGGGATCGAGTGAATCGAGTTGATATTGGGTTCCCATGCCAAGTGACAGAGTCCGTAAAATAAACGATATCTGAGAATGATCGATGACCAGATGGTCACTGGAGAGACTTTCTTTCATGATCTGGTTGTAGGGTCTCATCAAAGTCGAGATATTGACCTTACTATCCTGATAACTGCACTCAGTATCGAATAATACTTGTCCAGCTACAATTATCCTGGATGTGGATCGCAATGGAGACATGGCTTCGGTCATTGTCCCGTGTACTGATTTTGTGAAGCCTGTTGTTATAATATTCGTGTACGCTTCGATACAATCCTTCCCTCTGTACAGGGATACCTGGTATAACCCGTCACCCTGGCTACTCCGGGATTGGTAGGTCAATATTTCAGGCTGTGTCGAAATCCATTTTGTATCGCATATCACATCATTCTGTGCGCGGATCGAAGATACGCTGACAAAGATAATGACTACCAGAAGAAGAAGTGCTTTTTTCATGATTACCTCCACGTAATATTACAATGACTCACTATTACAAATTTAATCGTCCAGAATCTTTTTAAGATTCTCAAGATATCGATCAAATGCTTTCTTCCCTTTTGCTGTAATCCGATAGCTTGTATTGGGCTTGTGTTTTATAAACGTTTTTTTCGTCTTTATATATCCTGCTTCTTCCAGTTTTTTCATATTCACACTCAGGTTGCCATCCGTCAGATCCAGTTTTTCTTTGAGAAAACTGAAATCGACACTCTCGGCTGCAACCAGTGCGGCTATAATCCCCAACCTGACCTTCGAGTGAATAAGGTTATCCAATTTGTGATAATCGAAATCGCTCATTACTTATTTCTCGTTTCTGTTTTTCAGAATATTCGCAATGATCCCGGGGACGACCATTGCCAGACCAATCATCAGACAGAAAATTACGGCCATGTACTCAGACGGAACAATCTGCATCACTACTGCAACCAGCCACCAGAGTATTCCAATGGAGCTGAATACCTTCCATCGATAGGCAGCTCCTGTGATAATCATCCCAATGCCGATTATGATAGAGACGAAAGATAAGAATATACTTCCCACTCCTGTGCTATCAGAACCCAGATGGCTGACAAGACTCAGTGAAGCAATACCAAATCCGCATGCGAACCATGTTGCAGATACGACTTTGTCGACAAAGGTCACAATCTTCTCTTTTTTCTCTCTTTTATTTTTCAGGACAAGAGTAATCACGATCCCAAGGACAGGAAATGCCCAGACGATATAGGGCATGAACTGCAACTTGTCCCTCCAGGCAGATATCTGGAACGCTCCAGTCGCAACCAGAGTCAGCATGCCCCAGAGAATAAAATATACTCCCGAATCCATTACTTTCTTTCTTGTCTCCTGAATCATTCTTTGAATGATCTCGATTTCATCTCTCATGCTTTGATCGGTCATCTCAAACACCATCCTCAACATAACCAAAGTACTTTACTTTCTAAAGTAGAATGCCGCATTTTTCCGATAAGGTCAAGAATAATCCTGATTATTTTTTACCGGAGTAGTATCAGCTTCCTCGCAAATATATTATTTCCCGCTTCAAATCTGCAGAAATATACACCACTCGCGAGTTGACTGCCTTTATCGTTTCTTCCGTCCCACTGTTCCTTGAACAATCCGGTGTCGTATTCCTCCGCCTTTATCAGGCGACGTACCCGGCGACCGGAAATATCAAATATAGTGATCGAAACGGAGGTCCTTTCCGCGATATAGAACTCGATCGTCGTCGATGGATTGAACGGATTGGGGTATGATCCTCTCAGCATCGTCCCTGCTCCTGGAATCACCGGATCGTCTCCGACGATGTATTCCGGGATACCACCAAGGCGAAGGTCCCGGCACTGTATCCCCTCATCGTCTATGGTCACGATCTCTATCAAATACAGTCCTCCGAGATATCCTGTCGTATTCCATTGAAGCGAGTCGACCACTCCGCTGCCAGCGACCGTCCCTGTCGACACTTCGATCCATCCGGCTGACGAGGGCGCTTTAAAGAACCGCCTGCCGGCAGGCCCTGTCCGGGAAGAACTGCCATCCCCCCCCGCAGGAGGCGAGACCTTGATATACCCTTCGATCCAGGCGGAGCTCCCTGTGCTGTCGGTGAACGAATATCCATCGAGGATCGGCCTTCCCTCGGCGTTCTCGTCGACTCCATACTCATTGTCCTCGGTCGAACCTCCCCCGTTGGGGTCCATGAAATCGAGAGTATAGCCCACATGCCCCACGACACTATCTCCCTGGCTCTCCCCATAGCATTCGCTGTTCTTCGATCCGAGTGTCCCTGCGTGGCCGAGGGTATCTCCCGCAGAGTTCGTGTCTGCCAACAGGATGATCACATCTTCGCTGTCGGCCTCGAACTCCCTCAGCATCTCTCCGATATCCCCGTAATCCTCCACCTCTACATGTTCGACTTCCCAGTCATCCGAATTTTCTCCATGATCGTCGAGATAATCCTCGATGCCGGACACCGCCTGGTCAGGAGTCGTACCCGTCGAATCGGTCCCCATGTCACCGACCAGTTCTTCCGCCATCTCCGATGGCGACAATTCCTCCTGCGCTTCGTCCCCCTCTGGATTATCGAGGTTACCGTGACCATTTTCGGCAAAATACTTCAGGCAAGAAGCCGTCGCAGTGGGGATGCAGGCCCAGTCGTCATAATCGGTCCCCAGGTTGTGCTGGTCTATCGTCACGAGAGTCCTCGAAAAATCAGGCGCAAGAGGATAAACGCGAAGGGTACCCAAGCCAGGTGACATCAGTTCGTCTTCGAGTGAGAAGCTCAGAGTATAAGTAGAATCGCCAGGGAAAAATCTAATCGAATCGGCCGGCCACACATTGAACGTCGGTTTCGGAGTAGTGGGGTCGATATATACATATACGGTATCCCAGAAATGGCCTATCCCTGCCACATCGAAATCCACCACGACATCATAAAACCCACCCGCCGTACTGAAAGATGATATATCAAGATATCCGGCCCACGCGTCGCCGCTTTCTTTTATGCTCGAAGTCCCATAATTTCTACCCACCCCGTCGAAATCGGTCCAGAACGGGATAAAACCTCCTGTTCCTTCTTCCCTCCACAGGAACTGCGCACTGATGATCTCCTCTTCGGGAACATTGATCGAGGCTCTTACCTCGATCACGTCATCGCTGTATTCCTCAGCGACGTCCGATCCATACCCTGTATGAACTGTAATGTTCGCACGCGGCTCGGCCAGAAGCTGATTCGCTTCGGTCCACATTGTGATCTCTCCGACCTCCAGACCTACCTGGTTATAGATCTTGATGTAAGGATTGACCATAGCATACGCGTGCCCGTATGGCGGCCACTGGTCGATCGTGCTTATCAGGTGCATCGGTTCGTAAGTGATGAGTGTCTCGCCGGGGAATATTCCGGGGATCTCCATTTCGTACATCACATCGAAAAAACTTTCAGCGGGGAAATCGATCCACTCACTCAGACTTCGGGAAGATCCCAGGCTGACCGCTTCGGGATTATTCCTGATAACCATCGCCATATCTGAAAGTTCCAGTTCGACGATCTCGACATCTATCCAGACATGGTTGTCTGGAGCCGTATAGGGGTCCGAATAGGTAATGGTCTCTGTTCCCGAAACGGTTATGAGTTCCGGTGAGTATCCATAGATGGTCAATTCGAGTGTCGCTTCTTTGGACATCGTAACGTCATTGGCAAGTCCCGGGGCGCTCACCGGTCGTGCCGGAAAAAACAATAGAGCAAATAAAACCAGGATTACTACGCCTGAATAATGGGACGCGTTTTTCATTGGGGGCACCTCCCTGAGATCGTGTTGAAACGACAATGGCGGCAGGTAAGAGAACGGATCCCGGTGTGCTCTGTCTATTGCGGATTCTGTCCCAGTGAGAGCCTGAAGTCTTGCGCCGTCGGACAAGGAGGATTTTACAACAAAACTCAATATAATTCAAGGTCGAGTTGACTAAACTGGTCGTTCCTGCTAACATTTTCCCGCTGAGTCTTGGGACTGATTTCACAGGGAAATGACATGGATCGGATCACAGAAATATGATCGGAAAGACCGTAGGACACTTCAATATTATTGAGGAGCTGGGCGAGGGCGGCATGGGCGCCGTCTACAAGGCCAGCGACACCAACCTGGACCGGTTCGTGGCTCTCAAGCTCCTTCCTCCCCACCTGTGCGAAGATGAGGATACGAGAAAACGGTTCATCCGCGAGGCAAAGGCCGCATCAGCCTTGGAACACCCCAATATATGCACAATCTATGAGATCGGCGAACTGCCGGACGGCAGGATGTTCATGGCAATGGGGTATTACGAGGGTGACACTCTCGAAGACAGGCTAAAGGGTGGAGCGCTGGAAATTGAAGACGCGCTCGATATCGCCACACAGGTCGCTTCAGGACTCGCTGCCGCACATCTCAAGGGTTTAGTCCACAGAGACATCAAGCCATCGAACATCATGATCTCCCCGGACGGTCATATCAAGATACTCGATTTCGGAGTGGCCAAGCTGGCAGGGCAGACAGTCCTCACAATGGCAGGAACCTCTCTCGGTACAATCGCCTATATGTCTCCCGAACAGGTAAGCGCCCAGGAAGTCGACGCGAGATCGGACATTTTCTCTTTCAGCGTGATGTTCTACGAGATGCTGACCGGGAATCATCCCTTCATCGCCGAGCATGAGGCGGCGATCATCTACAGGATAATGAACGAAGACCCGAACCCTCTGAGTGATTACATCTCCAACCTTCCCCCCGAATATCAGTCGTTCTTCGATACCGCGCTCAAAAAAAATGTGGAAGACCGCCTTCCCTCCCTCGATGAATTCATCGAGAAGCTCAAGGGACCATCCAAGGTCCGCGCGCGGATGCCGGAACCGGGAAAGATCACACCCCCAAAGAAAACA
This Candidatus Latescibacterota bacterium DNA region includes the following protein-coding sequences:
- a CDS encoding C69 family dipeptidase, which gives rise to MIRAPGVLFVILILVFIISLPVTGRTCTIIVAGKDATVDGSVITSHTDACDNSRLVYVPAMKFKKGSLAPVYWGLQDPAIAHGEWEVIGHIPQVAKTFAYFHSGYSHINEYQLAIGESTTSQREELGLDKGEGEQIITVEQAMIFALQRCKTAIDAVNLITSLVEEYGFLPSCGPASETLAIADPNEAWVLEIFSVGKGWKRESGKLGALWVAKRVPDDHIVMIPNWSIIQEIDLSRAGLSNSDQVDSDQAGSDLSTPDSFDRDKLMVSENYLKVAIEYGWYDPDSGFPFIWQDVYAPLPREWATSRSWLFYSSFCASLKDWPDRTIDKPREKNDSYHQYVEPLSLYPFSARPDTLISVQDIMAFQRSTFEGTIYDMTADYDWMIPDDEGKLVKSPLTTPFPTPDMRNLLDIDFRRNVSKGGYGMIAQLRSWLPDPVGGIYWFFVDNQHVGAYVPIYTGVTEIHESYGIWDPEKYDEASVRWAIDFVDNLLYLKWQEAINDVKEVRDPMEAAFFEEQAGIDEKAAALYERSPKKAAKYLTGITLDRMEKIHGIYSELRDQMITKYSNNRVRP
- a CDS encoding transcriptional regulator, which produces MSDFDYHKLDNLIHSKVRLGIIAALVAAESVDFSFLKEKLDLTDGNLSVNMKKLEEAGYIKTKKTFIKHKPNTSYRITAKGKKAFDRYLENLKKILDD
- a CDS encoding T9SS type A sorting domain-containing protein, with translation MKNASHYSGVVILVLFALLFFPARPVSAPGLANDVTMSKEATLELTIYGYSPELITVSGTETITYSDPYTAPDNHVWIDVEIVELELSDMAMVIRNNPEAVSLGSSRSLSEWIDFPAESFFDVMYEMEIPGIFPGETLITYEPMHLISTIDQWPPYGHAYAMVNPYIKIYNQVGLEVGEITMWTEANQLLAEPRANITVHTGYGSDVAEEYSDDVIEVRASINVPEEEIISAQFLWREEGTGGFIPFWTDFDGVGRNYGTSSIKESGDAWAGYLDISSFSTAGGFYDVVVDFDVAGIGHFWDTVYVYIDPTTPKPTFNVWPADSIRFFPGDSTYTLSFSLEDELMSPGLGTLRVYPLAPDFSRTLVTIDQHNLGTDYDDWACIPTATASCLKYFAENGHGNLDNPEGDEAQEELSPSEMAEELVGDMGTDSTGTTPDQAVSGIEDYLDDHGENSDDWEVEHVEVEDYGDIGEMLREFEADSEDVIILLADTNSAGDTLGHAGTLGSKNSECYGESQGDSVVGHVGYTLDFMDPNGGGSTEDNEYGVDENAEGRPILDGYSFTDSTGSSAWIEGYIKVSPPAGGDGSSSRTGPAGRRFFKAPSSAGWIEVSTGTVAGSGVVDSLQWNTTGYLGGLYLIEIVTIDDEGIQCRDLRLGGIPEYIVGDDPVIPGAGTMLRGSYPNPFNPSTTIEFYIAERTSVSITIFDISGRRVRRLIKAEEYDTGLFKEQWDGRNDKGSQLASGVYFCRFEAGNNIFARKLILLR